ATTTCTTACCAAATTACAAATCTAGATGGCTAATTTAGAAAAACTGGATTTTCTTTTTTTAGCATTACAAGTAACAATGGAAATGGACAACTCTGTCTTCATCAGTTTCTTAGCTACCTAGGTAGTTGTATTATCCAGCTAACAATAATAGCACTTGATAACACTAAGTTAGTTAGCGTTTAGCTGCATTGCAAATGAACTAACATTACTCAGAGTGTgttgatatcaaatcaaatgtatttataaagcccttcttacatcaactgacatctcaaagtgctgtacagaaacccagcctaaaaccccaaacagcaagcaatgcaggtgtagaagcacggtgcctaggaaaaactccctagaaaggcaggaacctaggaagaaacctagagaggaaccaggctatgaggggtggcaagTAGCTGGCTAGTCTGTCTCACGTAATACCCATTATAGACCATCGAGCCcaattaacattagctagctagtagcgACTATAGCATAGCTATTTGCCAGCTTTAGGTTGTTAGCTAGTCAAAGTTtgaaaactagctagctaatccaAAATAACTCAGCAGATTGCATGGAAAGTCTATTCTGTAGATGGTAACTAGCTAGCCTAGTTGGTAGGCCTAACAAAATACATGCATGTtagagaaaagaaaaaaagaaaaaaagagaccctttaaacccagacttggaccacacacccactccactgaatagcaggctagtgattgctttgcaacgcttgcagttagccacagaTTACATCCAAACCCCTAATTGTTGAATTTGTGTAATATTTatggccaatgagcaccgatacgttttatctataatttctcttcattggACAAGAattttaaaaaggatttgccagtagattgtcgacttgattcatgattcttgattcatgatgatgtctgcttgctagctaagatgCACCATTCATTTGCCTGAGCATCATACTCCAGAACCCTTTATTGCAGTTATATCAATGAGGTGGTTAGTTTTAAAATTTTAAAACGCTTGTCACATCACATGATTTGTGCAGGCTGTAATAAACAGGCTGTAATGTGCAGGCTGTAATATATGGATGCTATCTGAAACTTTAACATTTGTTTTACCGTTCATTGTTACacattaaatcaaattgtatttgtcacatggttagcagatgttaatgcgagtgtagcaaagctctgacgaaggccgtgtggccgatacgtaagcttattaaatatcggtgatactatcaagagcagtgtgcggtttccttttccttcatcttgttcaattgatgccatgcacctgcaaataagattgctcagatgtgcgagtgcctttttgtatttctaatgcgagtgtagcgaaatgcttgtgcttctagttccgaccgtgcagtaataaccaacgagtaatctaacctaacaattccacaactactaccttatacacacaagtgtaaagggataaagaatatgtacataaagatatatgaatgagtgatggtacagaacggcataggcgagatgcagtagatggtatagagtacagtatatacatatgagatgagtaatgtagggtatgtaaacattatattaatttAATTGAATTAATTCATATtaatattaagtggcattgtttaaagtggcatagtttaaagtggctagtgatacatttgtaATTACATCAGTTACAACTATGTATTATTACAATGAATTACACTGTGATAAGGACCCCTTAAAATGAAGTGTTGCCTAATGGGTAAATCCATCATTGGTATTAGGCTGGCCGCTAGGCTATCACGCAtatcctctctgccctcctctcagcGCGCTGTACTTGTAAGTAGCAGGTGTTTAAAAACGGTGTTCATTTCTTAGCCAGGCAGTACAGTAGCACCctccgtcgctctctctctctctctctcacacacacacacacacacacacaaaacactgcAATGTCCGCCGCCAGCACCGAGACGAGCGCCCCGTTGCCCGCGGCCGCCAGCCGGGTGTTCTTCCAGCCGCTGGCCGGGGTAGGGTGCGTTGGGTCCGGACCAATGCCGCGGGACGATCCGGTCCAGAGGAAGCAGGGGAAAGTGACGGTGAAATACGACAGGAAGGAGCTGCGGAAGAGATTGATCCTGGAGGAGTGGATCATTGAACAACTGAGCGATCTGTACGACTGTGAGGTGAGGAGGGCTTTTCCCTGACCTGGCTGGTGGTATAATATATTCCATTTATTCCTCTGACTGTATGCTACCTACAGTGTATTAGTGGTGATAGTAGGCTACTTTATAGTCTACCATTCTGCTGCATAATATTTCTGTAGGCAGTAGCAGTAAATAAACCAAAACGCCCACGATAGTCTCCTCTCCACTGGGTACACGCTTAGAAAAACGGGTTCCAAAAGGGCTCTTTGGCTGTCAGCGTAACATTttcttggttccaggtagaacccatttcttggttccaggtagaactattttgggttccatgtagaattcTCTTTGGAAACGGTTTTACTCATGGGTGCAACTTTCACTGAGGACgtggggacatgtcccccccaccATTCTAAAATTGCATTTTTGCAATTTTCTAAAATAAAAACCATTCTAAAAGAAAAAATTTGCACCCCAGTTTTATTGTTGTAATGTGATTTAAAACGAGGCATTGGAGTGCTTTAAGGACCATGCGGACGgccgagcggtcgggtaggctgtttgaagGGTTTATCTGGCTGGATTAAAGCATGTAATGATAATAGATATggcccccccccacttctaaaaccaaagttaaGGCCCTTTTTGGAACTCAAGAGTTCTACCGGgaacccaaaaagggttctaccgggaacccaaaaagggttctacctggaacccaaaacagttctacctggaaccaaaaagggttctacctggaaccaaaaagagttctacctggaacccaaaaagggttctacctggaaccccaaaacagttctacctggaaccaaaaagggttctacctggaaccaaaaagggttctacctggaaccaaaaagagttctacctggaacccaaaaagggttctacctggaacccaaaaagggttctacctggaacccaaaaagagttctacctggaacccaaaagggttctacctggaacccaaaacagttctacctggaaccaaaaagggttctacctggaacccaaaaagggttctacctggaacccaaaacagttctacctggaaccaaaaagggttctacctggaacccaaaaagggttctacctggaacccaaaaagggttctatctggaacccaaaacagttctacctggaaccaaaaagggttctacctggaacccaaaacagttctacctggaaccaaaaagagttctacctggaaccaaaaagagttctacctggaaccaaaaagagttctacctggaacccaaaaagggttctacctggaaccaaaaagagttctacctggaacccagaagagttctacctggaaccaaaaagagttctacctggaaccaaaaagagttctacctggaaccaaaaagagttctacctggaacccaaaaagaggtctacctggaacccaaaaagggttctacctggaacccagaagagttctacctggaacccaaaacgagttctacctggaacccaaaacgagttctatctggaacccaaaacgagttctacctggaacccaaaaagagttctacctggaacccaaaaagaattctacctggaacccaaaaagagttctacctggaacccaaaagagttctacctggaacccaaaagagttctacctggaacccaaaaagagttctacctggaaccccaaAAGAGTTCTGCCTGGAacccaaaaagagttctacctggaacccaaaaagagttctacctggaacccaaaaagagttctacctggaacccaaaaagagttctacctggaacccaaaaagagttctacctggaacccaaaaagagttctacctggaacccaaaaagagttctacctggaacccaaaataagttctacctggaacccaaaaagagttctacctggaacccaaaaagggttatcgtatgggaacagccgaagaaccattttaggttctagatggcaCTGTTTTTTATAGTATGTGCTTTATCATAGCGAGGCCTTTAACTGATGTGTGATCTATAGTGTCTGACCTGAAGACGGATGTCTCCCAATCACAACAGGCTATCTATGGGGAACTGCATACTTGGAGGGTGTCTGACAGTAGGCATTGGAGAAGATCAGGGTGAATCAACAGCTATGGGTGTAAAATGAACGCTCTATTAGGGTTAGACCGCTCATAGCCAGGGGCACCACGGGTCAGTTTAACGTTTACATAGCAGGTTACAAtgactaacgtagcaggttaggaggatTAATGTGGCACATTAGGATAATTACGTGGCGggttaggagaatgaggttaaggttagggaaaagtGTTAGGATTAGCTAAAAtgtgtagcaggtt
This portion of the Salvelinus fontinalis isolate EN_2023a chromosome 27, ASM2944872v1, whole genome shotgun sequence genome encodes:
- the LOC129825481 gene encoding protein phosphatase 1 regulatory subunit 14C-like, giving the protein MSAASTETSAPLPAAASRVFFQPLAGVGCVGSGPMPRDDPVQRKQGKVTVKYDRKELRKRLILEEWIIEQLSDLYDCEEEEMPEVEIDIDDLLEVNSEDERAVKLQESLMDCYKPTEVFVSELLGRIRGMRKLTAPTKKGL